Genomic DNA from Poecilia reticulata strain Guanapo unplaced genomic scaffold, Guppy_female_1.0+MT scaffold_236, whole genome shotgun sequence:
agaaaaaaggaaatgggACGTAAATGTCCTGTTCGAAAATGACACCGGGGTTCAATACCTTGAGGGCAACCTGACGGATCAAAAGATCTTTGAAATCTTAACCAGAATGTCAGACCAGGACTAAAGGTTAAAAGATAATTGCAAAGAAACGGTGAACATGTAAATGAAGCAATAATGTAATGCGAAACTACAACTAATTTCATTGAGTGGCAGCAAAACCCCTCTAATGTAAATAAACCTATGtgatcattttaaagttaaCATTCTACTTGATGTTATCTCTTCCACATTTTATTGTGCCATGTCTAAATGTAGTTCTGTATTTTTACAGCTTGTGGGAAACTTACAGGAATATCAGAACCTATtacaatgaaaacatctggGTCCAGGTTTGGCTCGTGGATGACCGACCCGCTGGCTTCAGTTGGAGACAACAGAGTAAGTGTCACAACTTTCACAACAGAAACcaccaaaacaacaaaggaCAGTTTGTCTTGCTTTGAATCTTTCAGCTTTGGAAATGTGGAgtgttgaatttttaaattagctttatCTCAAAGGCCAGTTGTGAAGAATTAATGTCTAATTTATTGTTCACAATACATTGGAAAAGTGTATTAATTTCATCTCCTGTTGCTAATCTGAAAGACACTGAATAAAGTTGGCATAAATGCAAATGTGGTGAGAGTAAAAAATGAAGTTCACACAGTGATCCAACCTACCAAAGCATTTTACTCATGTTGAAGTTGATTCTTAACCAAACCCAGAATTGGTGTCCCTGGTCAATAATCAATGACACTATTAAAGATCATCTAAACAGTTAAATGGCTTTTTCTGCCCACAGGTTTGGTACATGGATGGTTATCACAACAACCGCTTTGTCAGGGAGTACCAGTCAATGTATGACTTCATGACAACAGATAACTTCACGTCTCATCGCCTGCCTCATCCGTGGTCCGGTACTGGCCAAGTTGTTTATAATGGATCTATTTTCTATAACAAGTTCCAGAGTCACACCATAATCAAATTTGACTTTAGCACGTCACTCATCAGCCGCTCCCGCCAGCTTGACTTTGCTGGTTACAACAACATGTACCATTACTCATGGGGTGGGCACTCTGATATCGACCTCATGGTGGACGAGGGCGGGCTCTGGGCTGTTTATGCAACCAATCAAAATGCTGGCAACATTGTGCTGAGcaaattaaatccaaacacTCTTCAAATCATCCGCAGTTGGACCACCAACCACCCAAAGCGAAGCGCCGGTGAGGCCTTCATGATCTGCGGAACGTTGTATGTCACCAATGGCTACTCAGGAGGAACTAAGGTGTACTACGCCTTCTCCACCAACTCCTCCACCTATGAATACATCGACATTCCCCTCACCAACAAATACAGCCACTTGTCCATGCTCGATTACAATCCTAGAGACAGAGCACTTTATGCCTGGAACAACGGCCACCAAGTTCTGTATAATGTAACTCTTTATCACATAATACAGTAACTAGACATGGTTCCTCTGTGTCACAGTTTAATATAATATGATTCTCACATAAGACTTTACGTTTCCTCTCACAATTTCTGACTCAAAGACACCTGTAAGACAAAAGCAATTATTCAGATCATTTATGTGCTTCCAGGGCAAACAGGGTCACTGACTGAAACTGTAGATCACAGCTGAAGAGAATCAGAAAACGACTGTTCCTCCTTCTACCCCCGTCTGTACTACAGTTTTAGAGGCGTTTCTTAGCATGAGGCACTACAACAAGATGTCGGCGTGTGAATCGTGAACAAATAGAAACAGCACTTAGAGCTATGGAACTCAAAGTATTTCTGATTTTATACGTTTTTAAAATTGTCACAACACCAAATATTGTATTAAGATGCATGTTGTAAATTTTGCAAAGACCTTTATCTTTTCATTCATTAGTCATATAAACATTAAAGCTGGGCTGGAAATCATTAATCAAgctgttaaaaacatttctattctCAAAGACTGCtataaaaaatgtaaggaaCCAAAACGTAATGAAAGTGTTTCTAGTTTAAGAAACGAAACATGTTTTCCTGGTTTTTGTAATTCCTCAAGTCCAGACATTTTCTTGGTACTGAAAATATGGAACAAAGTACTGGACTGTTAACTTTTAgatgttacaatgttattttattgttacagATTTTAGGAAAGGGACTGATTCCCCTGAAACGGTTCCTTTTAACCTCGACGTCATTTGCT
This window encodes:
- the LOC103460396 gene encoding noelin-like isoform X1; the protein is MESEENLLNVFLQLLLIGSRFTLAGPSPPEEGWQVYSSAQDSEGRCVCTVVAPQQTVCSRDARTKQLRQLLEKVQNMSQSIEVLDQRTQRDMQFVEKMEVQLKSLENKFKQVEEGHESNIARQYKSIKAKMEELRPLIPVLEAYKADALLVRQFKEEAANVTELLGSLQEQLGGLDYQEVHSRVMDLENRLRACMQRLACGKLTGISEPITMKTSGSRFGSWMTDPLASVGDNRVWYMDGYHNNRFVREYQSMYDFMTTDNFTSHRLPHPWSGTGQVVYNGSIFYNKFQSHTIIKFDFSTSLISRSRQLDFAGYNNMYHYSWGGHSDIDLMVDEGGLWAVYATNQNAGNIVLSKLNPNTLQIIRSWTTNHPKRSAGEAFMICGTLYVTNGYSGGTKVYYAFSTNSSTYEYIDIPLTNKYSHLSMLDYNPRDRALYAWNNGHQVLYNVTLYHIIQ
- the LOC103460396 gene encoding noelin-like isoform X2, producing MVPRSYSTPGSWEPSSTICKVQNMSQSIEVLDQRTQRDMQFVEKMEVQLKSLENKFKQVEEGHESNIARQYKSIKAKMEELRPLIPVLEAYKADALLVRQFKEEAANVTELLGSLQEQLGGLDYQEVHSRVMDLENRLRACMQRLACGKLTGISEPITMKTSGSRFGSWMTDPLASVGDNRVWYMDGYHNNRFVREYQSMYDFMTTDNFTSHRLPHPWSGTGQVVYNGSIFYNKFQSHTIIKFDFSTSLISRSRQLDFAGYNNMYHYSWGGHSDIDLMVDEGGLWAVYATNQNAGNIVLSKLNPNTLQIIRSWTTNHPKRSAGEAFMICGTLYVTNGYSGGTKVYYAFSTNSSTYEYIDIPLTNKYSHLSMLDYNPRDRALYAWNNGHQVLYNVTLYHIIQ